From Solea senegalensis isolate Sse05_10M linkage group LG7, IFAPA_SoseM_1, whole genome shotgun sequence, a single genomic window includes:
- the mmp2 gene encoding 72 kDa type IV collagenase, protein MDFPTILSCRRIVLSLFLAQFGFQAIFAAPSPIIRFPGDDTTPKTDKEVALHYLNKFYGCPQDRCNLMVLKDTLKKMQKFFSLQETGEIDAKTVEIMKKPRCGVPDVANYNFFHRKPKWQKKDITYRILGYSLDLDEEVINDAFFRAFKVWSDVTPLSFTRLMDGEADIMINFGRNEHGDGYPFDGKDGLLAHAFAPGAGIGGDSHFDDDEQWTLGDGQVVKVKFGNADGDFCKFPFLFMGTEYNSCTSQGRDDGFLWCSTTYNFDEDGKYGFCPHELLFTMGGNAGGTPCKFPFTFQGDKYEGCTTEGRDDGYRWCATTEDYDRDKTFGFCPETALSTVGGNADGSPCVFPFTFLSNTYDSCTSSGRSDGKMWCATTKSYDDDRKWGFCPDQGYSLFLVAAHEFGHALGLEHSQDPGALMAPVYTFTKDFRLSHDDISGIQDLYGVPTDKPLPPTQGPVTPMDICQEPMVFDAVAQIRGETFFFKDRFLFRSVNFRSKPKGPMLVATYWSDLPTKIDAAYENPLEEKTVFFAGNEMWVYKADELERGYPKRLSSLDLPTDLERIDAAFNFRKNRKTYLFAGDKFWRYDEDTKTMDAGFPKLIADSWNGIPDEIDAAFSLNGIDYSYFFKGNHYFKLEDSSLKIVKLGEITKDWLGC, encoded by the exons ATGGATTTTCCGACGATACTTAGTTGTCGTCGGATTgttctcagtttgtttttggCTCAGTTCGGTTTTCAAGCAATCTTTGCAGCCCCGTCGCCTATTATCAGGTTTCCTGGCGACGACACTACAcccaaaacagacaaagaggTTGCTTTG cACTACTTGAATAAATTTTATGGATGCCCACAAGACAGATGTAACCTCATGGTGCTCAAGGACACGCTGAAGAAAATGCAAAAGTTCTTTTCCCTGCAAGAAACTGGCGAAATCGATGCCAAGACTGTGGAAATCATGAAAAAGCCCCGCTGTGGCGTCCCAGATGTGGCCAATTACAACTTCTTCCACAGGAAACCCAAGTGGCAGAAGAAAGACATCACCTACAG AATTCTGGGATACTCTCTCGATTTGGACGAGGAGGTCATAAATGATGCTTTCTTCCGAGCCTTCAAAGTGTGGAGTGATGTTACGCCGCTCTCATTCACCCGCCTCATGGACGGAGAGGCTGACATCATGATTAATTTTGGGCGGAATG AGCACGGAGATGGTTACCCCTTCGACGGCAAAGACGGCCTCTTGGCTCACGCTTTTGCTCCAGGGGCCGGAATCGGAGGAGACTCccattttgatgatgatgagcagTGGACACTGGGAGATGGCCAAG TGGTGAAGGTGAAGTTTGGTAACGCCGATGGAGATTTCTGTAAATTCCCCTTCCTGTTCATGGGCACCGAATACAACAGCTGTACATCCCAAGGCCGCGACGACGGCTTCCTGTGGTGCTCTACCACCTACAACTTTGACGAAGATGGCAAATATGGATTCTGTCCTCATGAAC TGCTGTTCACCATGGGTGGCAATGCGGGAGGCACTCCATGTAAGTTCCCCTTCACCTTTCAGGGGGACAAGTATGAAGGATGCACCACTGAGGGCAGGGATGACGGTTACCGTTGGTGTGCCACTACCGAGGATTACGACAGAGACAAAACCTTTGGGTTCTGCCCCGAAACTG CCTTGTCAACAGTGGGCGGAAACGCTGATGGAAGCCCCTGTGTCTTCCCCTTCACCTTTCTGAGCAACACTTATGATTCCTGCACCTCATCTGGACGCAGCGACGGCAAGATGTGGTGTGCTACCACCAAGAGCTACGACGATGACCGCAAATGGGGTTTCTGTCCTGACCAAG gCTACAGTTTGTTCCTGGTGGCGGCCCATGAGTTCGGCCATGCCCTTGGCTTGGAGCACTCTCAGGACCCTGGAGCGTTAATGGCCCCCGTTTACACCTTCACTAAAGACTTCAGACTTTCTCATGACGACATCAGCGGCATCCAGGATCTCTACG GTGTGCCCACAGACAAGCCTCTGCCTCCAACTCAAGGTCCAGTGACTCCAATGGACATCTGTCAGGAGCCGATGGTCTTTGATGCAGTAGCACAAATCAGAGGAGAGACATTCTTCTTCAAGGACAG GTTCCTATTCAGGTCCGTAAACTTCAGAAGTAAGCCCAAAGGCCCCATGCTAGTCGCAACCTACTGGTCCGACCTGCCCACCAAGATAGACGCTGCCTATGAAAACCCACTGGAGGAAAAAACGGTCTTCTTTGCAG GCAATGAGATGTGGGTCTACAAAGCGGATGAGTTGGAGAGAGGTTACCCCAAGAGGCTGTCCAGCCTTGACCTTCCCACAGACTTGGAGCGGATTGATGCTGCTTTCAACTTTAGAAAGAACAGGAAGACTTATCTTTTTGCCGGAGACAAATTCTGGAG ATACGATGAAGATACGAAGACAATGGACGCTGGTTTCCCCAAACTTATTGCTGACTCATGGAATGGCATCCCTGATGAGATAGATGCTGCCTTCAGTCTGAATGGCATTG ATTACAGCTACTTTTTCAAAGGCAACCACTATTTCAAACTGGAAGACAGCAGCTTGAAGATCGTCAAGCTGGGTGAAATCACAAAGGACTGGCTCGGCTGTTGA